A section of the Schistosoma haematobium chromosome ZW, whole genome shotgun sequence genome encodes:
- the ALDH3B2_1 gene encoding Aldehyde dehydrogenase, variant 4 (EggNog:ENOG410V4BU~COG:C): MVGGMSDVNDKYFAPTVVFDVDEEDILMQDEIFGPILPVLSVKSPSEAIRIINSKEKPLAIYVFTRNKSVFDDFKMATSSGAIMMNDCTVHTLIPNIPFGGIGHSGIGNYHGRYSIETFSHRRPVILKSEVEYINNKIRYYPYTESGLSWLRWSLKKSDRNGCQIL; the protein is encoded by the exons ATGGTCGGTGGCATGTCAGATGTGAATGACAAATATTTTGCCCCAACTGTTGTATTTGATGTTGATGAAGAGGATATATTAATGCAAGATGAG ATCTTTGGGCCAATACTTCCTGTGTTGTCTGTAAAATCGCCTTCTGAAGCGATTCGGATAATTAATTCCAA AGAAAAACCTTTAGCCATTTACGTGTTTACTCGAAACAAATCAGTATTCGATGATTTCAAAATGGCTACATCTAGTGGTGCGATTATGATGAATGATTGTACTGTACATACTCTTA TACCAAATATTCCTTTCGGTGGTATTGGTCACTCTGGAATAGGGAACTATCATGGTCGTTATTCGATTGAAACCTTTTCCCATCGTCGCCCAGTTATTCTCAAGTCAGAAGTcgaatacataaataataa AATCCGTTATTATCCGTATACTGAAAGTGGTCTGAGTTGGTTGCGTTGGAGTCTGAAGAAATCAGATAGAAATGGCTGCCAAATATTATAA